A stretch of the Chanos chanos chromosome 1, fChaCha1.1, whole genome shotgun sequence genome encodes the following:
- the proser2 gene encoding proline and serine-rich protein 2: protein MDIHVQNNPHLHYGVNGAHDARHSEDNELQFLSLEEKECILFFEETIESLEEGFEDEKEKLPSGDSIPEGEFPPSPKYPDPSGTRSPSPKENDIIDLVNSTPDFTAPREPLTEPLVPDFQSMTVAPEAHFELKAKRDPMENFPQEYNIPQPAAPPDQAEDTGYQPPPGSIPTPVVIANKIAEHNVSSSGTSAVLPSVLIQRRRSLESPRSPTSPTEQHIKQGPPTSAKPTRLPSNITMMMNNREHTPQSLAMAAVSAQERRAQMLANLTGSSHPLEGGEPACVRKLPTRSVSFRDPTPDKSRMEALSKLGLTRDRAQSLTPGPRRESDKTSNSQIHTSINTQTQIQIQTDTNSSTSSSDEKPIVSEPSTGSKTEMGTSNFSSYGGKTIVVTPSVTSQGKPTPGNHDNHTVAPAPTGTEVSFSDFNSYGGKTIVVTPAGTSKNDSLATHTGIATQPRSEVTECQPNSYGGKSRVVIPAVAKNDSPDAPDGRNRTESMSIPVTSNLTETSTSELNSYGGKSKVFTPATASTTATNTLDAPTPKTIVRTRPASLPPNPAPRPLRRGSGPSPHRERPSPPSPEVRRKLGPKPSFRSQGITVQFSGRGATDEARREALRKLGLLKDTS from the exons ATGGATATTCATGTGCAAAACAACCCACACCTCCACTATGGGGTCAATGGAGCTCATGATGCTAGACACTCG GAGGATAATGAGTTGCAGTTTCTCAGCCTAGAGGAAAAAGAGTGCATTCTGTTCTTTGAGGAGACCATTGAGTCCCTGGAGGAGGGATTCGAGGATGAGAAGGAGAAATTACCTTCGGGAGATAGTATACCTGAGGGGGAGTTCCCACCGAGTCCAAAATATCCAGACCCAAGTGGAACCAGGTCCCCCAGTCCTAAAGAGAATGACATCATTGATTTGGTCAACTCTACACCTGATTTCACTGCACCCAGGGAGCCACTGACAGAGCCCCTTGTACCAG ATTTCCAGAGTATGACTGTGGCTCCAGAGGCTCACTTTGAGTTAAAGGCTAAACGGGATCCTATGGAAAACTTTCCTCAAGAGTACAACATACCACAGCCAGCTGCTCCCCCTGACCAAGCAGAGGACACAGGGTATCAGCCTCCACCGGGCTCCATACCTACCCCAGTGGTCATTGCCAACAAGATTGCCGAGCATAATGTAAGCAGTTCAGGAACATCTGCCGTCTTGCCCTCTGTACTTATACAGCGCAGACGAAGCCTTGAGTCTCCTCGTAGTCCCACCTCACCCACTGAGCAACACATCAAACAAGGTCCACCAACCTCAGCTAAGCCTACACGTCTCCCAAGTAACATCACCATGATGATGAACAACAGGGAACACACCCCACAGTCTCTTGCCATGGCAGCAGTGAGTGCTCAGGAGCGCCGGGCACAGATGCTAGCAAACCTCACGGGCTCATCCCATCCACTGGAAGGAGGAGAACCTGCTTGTGTCCGGAAACTTCCGACACGCAGTGTCTCGTTTCGAGACCCTACCCCTGACAAGTCCAGGATGGAGGCGCTCTCCAAACTGGGCCTGACACGAGACAGAGCACAGTCTCTCACGCCTGGacccaggagagagagtgataaaacCAGCAACAGCCAAATCCACACCAGCATAAATACCCAAACCCAGATCCAAATTCAAACAGATACCAATAGTTCAACAAGTAGTTCTGATGAAAAACCCATTGTTTCAGAGCCCTCCACAGGAAGTAAGACAGAGATGGGTACCAGCAACTTCAGCAGTTATGGTGGCAAAACTATTGTGGTCACGCCTTCAGTAACTTCACAAGGAAAGCCTACTCCTGGTAATCATGACAATCATACTGTAGCACCAGCACCAACAGGCACTGAAGTCTCCTTCAGTGATTTCAACAGTTATGGTGGAAAAACTATTGTTGTTACTCCAGCTGGGACTTCAAAAAACGATTCTCTCGCAACTCACACCGGTATTGCTACACAACCCAGGTCTGAAGTCACAGAGTGCCAGCCCAACAGCTACGGTGGCAAATCCAGGGTAGTGATCCCCGCTGTGGCTAAAAATGATTCCCCAGACGCCCCTGAtggcagaaacagaacagagagtatGTCAATTCCCGTAACATCCAACCTTACTGAAACTTCCACCAGTGAGCTCAACAGCTATGGTGGCAAATCCAAAGTTTTCACACCGGCCACAGCCTCCACAACCGCTACCAACACTTTAGATGCACCCACCCCCAAAACCATCGTAAGAACCAGGCCGGCGTCTCTGCCCCCTAACCCAGCACCAAGGCCTCTTCGTCGTGGTAGTGGCCCAAGTCCTCACAGGGAAAGGCCATCGCCACCTTCCCCTGAGGTACGGAGAAAATTAGGGCCTAAACCCTCATTCCGCTCTCAGGGAATTACAGTACAGTTCTCAGGTCGTGGAGCAACCGATGAAGCACGGAGAGAAGCTCTGAGAAAACTGGGCCTCCTAAAGGATACCTCCTAA